In the Candidatus Chlamydia sanziniae genome, ATGTTTCAAGAAGAGCAGAGAGGTTTCTGGAATTATTGAGGCAGACGCCCAGAACTTTATTATTCAAATCTTCGAATTTTGTAATAGAATCTCCCGCTCTATAAAGAAATCCCTGTAAAGAGGAGTCAACTAACCTACCTATGATTTGTATGGGCATGCCTTTTATTGAAGTTTTTAGTATACCAAAAGCATGGTAGAGTGCCATATCGACTTGTTCAAAGAGGATATGGGGAACTACTGAGCTTGAATCAGTATTTTTTTGAATGCGTAAATCAATGCCCTGATCTTGAAAAAAGCCTTGAGCTAAGCCTACGTAAAGGGGAATATGATTTGGGTTGGGCGTCCAATCAAGTAGAAGAGATAGCGAGGTTAGATTCTTTTGTTTAGGGCCTGGCTTTGTCTTTTTCCATAAAGGTAGCAGGGCTAGAGGAAAAAGGACGAGGAGAATACAAGTTTTATATTGTTTGAGAAAGGATTTTCGTTGGCGAGCTATTTTTTTTATGCGAAATAGGGAAAAAACAAGTTTTTCAGTTAACAAAGTGATTTGAAAAAGCATTAAGGTAAGAAATGTTAAAGTAGCAAGCCCTGCAAAGGCAAGCTCCATATCGTAGTTTCTACGGCTTTCAAGAATCAAAATTCCCAGACCTGTTTGCGAGGCTACCCATTCTCCTGCAATAGCAGCAAGTCCTGCAGATCCTATAGCAATTTTTAGTCCAGAGAATATATGGGGCAATGCATAGGGCAGGCGTAGTTTAATTAAGATTTGACTTTTTGTGGTTCCAAGGAGAATAAATTGTTCGACGAGTTCATTTGGGGTGGATGTAATTCCTTGGTAGATTGTGAGTGTTAAGGGAAAGAATATGGTAAGTGCTGTGGGAATAATAACTGCATTGATTCCCCATCCGACCCAGAGAACAATTAGAGGGGCTAAAGTAAACATTGGGGTGCATTGTAGAAGGACAAGGAGTGGTTGCAGCAGGTCTTTTGCTGATTTATAGGATAACATAATTGTTGCTAGGCTTGCAGAGAGGATAATGGCTAGAAAAACTCCCCCCAGGATGCCTTGTAGTGTTCTCCAGGAAGAAAAAAGTAATAGTGGCAACGATTGTAATGTGGTTGAAGCTATGCGTGTCGGAGGGGGACAAAGGAATGAAAAGGTGGGATGATGGCGTGACACTATCTCCCAGACAACGAGTAAAGAAAAAGTTATGGTAAAGTAGTAGAAGCCCTTTCTTTTCATTTAATTATTAGTATAAAAGAAAAATGCTAGATCATAAGGAAAAAAGAGATATGCGACAAGAAAATGATAGCTTGGGAATGGTGGAAGTTCCTGAAGATAAGTTATATGGCGCTCAGACAGCACGTTCTCTAAAATTTTTTTCCTGGGGATCGGAAGTCATGCCTTATGAAATGATTCGGGCGCTTGTATGGATTAAGAAGTGTGCTGCCAAAGCGAATCGAGACCTGGGATTTTTGGATTCTAAGCATTGTGATATGATAGTTTCTGCTGCGGATGAAATTTTGCAAGGCGGTTTTGATGAACATTTTCCTTTAAAGGTTTGGCAAACAGGAAGTGGCACCCAGTCGAATATGAATGTGAATGAGGTGATTGCTAATCTTGCTATACAACGTCATGGAGGGAAATTAGGGAGTAAGAATCCTATCCACCCCAATGATCATGTGAATAAATCGCAATCTTCTAATGATGTTTTCCCAACAGCGATGCATATTGCTAGTGTGATAAGTTTAAAAATGAAGCTTATTCCCGCACTGAATCATCTTTTGAAAGTTTTGGATGCGAAAACCGAGACATTCCGACATGATGTAAAGATTGGTCGTACACATCTTATGGATGCTGTTCCTATGACTTTGGGACAGGAGTTTTCCGGTTATAGTGCTCAGATTCGTCATTGCTTGGAAAGAATTGGATTTTCTTTAACGCATTTATATGAGTTAGCAATAGGAGCGACTGCTGTAGGGACAGGATTGAATGTTCCAGAGGGGTTTGTGAAGAAAGTGATTTATTATTTGCGTCAGGAAACGAAGGAACCCTTCACCCCTGTCTTAAATTATTTTTCTGCATTATCGTGTCACGATACTTTGGTTTATGCTCACGGTGCTTTAGCAACGTTAGCATGTGCTTTAACAAAGATTGCGAC is a window encoding:
- a CDS encoding ABC transporter substrate-binding protein, producing MKRKGFYYFTITFSLLVVWEIVSRHHPTFSFLCPPPTRIASTTLQSLPLLLFSSWRTLQGILGGVFLAIILSASLATIMLSYKSAKDLLQPLLVLLQCTPMFTLAPLIVLWVGWGINAVIIPTALTIFFPLTLTIYQGITSTPNELVEQFILLGTTKSQILIKLRLPYALPHIFSGLKIAIGSAGLAAIAGEWVASQTGLGILILESRRNYDMELAFAGLATLTFLTLMLFQITLLTEKLVFSLFRIKKIARQRKSFLKQYKTCILLVLFPLALLPLWKKTKPGPKQKNLTSLSLLLDWTPNPNHIPLYVGLAQGFFQDQGIDLRIQKNTDSSSVVPHILFEQVDMALYHAFGILKTSIKGMPIQIIGRLVDSSLQGFLYRAGDSITKFEDLNNKVLGVCLNNSRNLSALLETLRIRGVVPSEVKNVSADLISPILLKKIDFLYGAFYNIEGVKLATLGMPMKCFLSDTYGMPTGPQLLVCAKKGTKATEPEIALAFQKALEKSIVFSREHPKDAFDLYTKATAHTLKPIDSEYLQWQKTLPLLAQSQCPLDEELIVSLLQAIIERYPELLTQARTFSSKSIQGL
- the fumC gene encoding class II fumarate hydratase, whose amino-acid sequence is MRQENDSLGMVEVPEDKLYGAQTARSLKFFSWGSEVMPYEMIRALVWIKKCAAKANRDLGFLDSKHCDMIVSAADEILQGGFDEHFPLKVWQTGSGTQSNMNVNEVIANLAIQRHGGKLGSKNPIHPNDHVNKSQSSNDVFPTAMHIASVISLKMKLIPALNHLLKVLDAKTETFRHDVKIGRTHLMDAVPMTLGQEFSGYSAQIRHCLERIGFSLTHLYELAIGATAVGTGLNVPEGFVKKVIYYLRQETKEPFTPVLNYFSALSCHDTLVYAHGALATLACALTKIATDLSFLGSGPRCGLGEVFFPENEPGSSIMPGKINPTQCEALQMVCAQVLGNHQTIIIGGSRGNFELNVMKPVIIYNFLQSVNLLSHGMQAFADFFVLGLQVNKICLQKYLNNSLMLVTALAPTLGYDKCSKIALKAFHENLSLKEACVLLGYLSEEKFDHLVVPEAMVGNH